A region from the Aegilops tauschii subsp. strangulata cultivar AL8/78 chromosome 5, Aet v6.0, whole genome shotgun sequence genome encodes:
- the LOC109745113 gene encoding uncharacterized protein: MTPVSSTTVQGNSGGGERNASGGATMASSPQQGQGQAQGGGGGGGGGVCPAEQFWSLLDKADRRFARVRDLPLFGRQEPAEYGKAFRIYTQLWRMQQEHRHRLLDAGLRRWQVGEIAARIAHLYYSQYQRTSDTALLSEAFVFYHAVLDRAYFLDDHLGASTKHLRFLARFLLVALILSRRAQTVPRLAGHIRSLLDESKKTLQEADYREWKHVVQEITRFLKADSPFMNKRPLRYSYAFDPPPETLPTIPPTVKKRGLLLSDAILCSYYHNEVKFTDLTLDTFRMLQCLEWEPCGSFAQNNGYSAHDEGGQNHPNLLKDLRDAALPPNPLKTVLYRPSVPHFLKVLATKCEELPLNTMMLIYLSAADEVQSSGLGPDTSERVVNSFSQFDISNTRAGTSKEDSEPCLWLGCREGEGSNCIYPCDLIPFTRRPLFLVIDSNISYAFKSIHGAEKGETAAMLLSPSSRSCAVGFSGDSTRQSGSQFTMFLTAPLQAFCFLIGNNGLDIIDKDYNKAEELLSLSLNEWAMTLVASSSLDPVWVEVLGDPLLRRLLLRFIFCRATLSLFKASNDKAECLPSCVPPLPESVGGESMLSQCCLMRVASFLGAADQFSFAEVTTWPDIDEPTSSGGADKEL; this comes from the exons ATGACTCCAGTCTCCAGCACAACTGTCCAAGGCAACTCCGGGGGAGGGGAACGAAACGCATCCGGCGGAGCTACCATGGCGTCGTCGCCGCAGCAAGGCCAAGGCCAGGcccaaggcggcggcggcggcggcggcggcggcgtctgcCCGGCGGAGCAGTTCTGGTCGCTGCTGGACAAGGCGGACCGGCGGTTCGCCCGGGTGCGGGACCTGCCCCTCTTCGGCCGCCAGGAGCCCGCGGAGTACGGCAAGGCCTTCCGCATCTACACCCAGCTGTGGCGCATGCAGCAGGAGcaccgccaccgcctcctcgacGCCGGCCTCCGCCGCTGGCAGGTCGGCGAGATCGCCGCCCGCATCGCCCACCTCTACTACTCCCAGTACCAGCGCACCTCCGACACCGCCCTCCTCTCCGAGGCCTTCGTCTTCTACCACGCCGTCCTCGACCGCGCCTACTTCCTCGACGACCACCTCGGGGCCTCCACCAAGCACCTGCGCTTTCTCGCCAGGTTCCTCCTCGTCGCGCTTATCCTCTCCCGCCGCGCGCAGACTGTGCCCCGCCTCGCCGGCCACATCCGGTCGCTCCTCGACGAATCCAAGAAGACCCTCCAG GAAGCTGATTACAGGGAATGGAAGCATGTCGTGCAAGAAATCACGAGGTTTCTAAAGGCTGACTCGCCCTTCATGAACAAGAGACCTCTCAGGTACAGCTATGCATTTGATCCTCCCCCGGAAACTCTTCCGACCATCCCACCTACAGTCAAGAAGCGCGGTCTGCTCTTAAGCGATGCCATCCTATGCAGCTATTATCATAACGAG GTCAAATTTACCGACCTCACTCTAGACACATTCAGAATGCTTCAGTGTCTTGAATGGGAACCATGTGGTTCCTTTGCACAAAACAATGGTTACAGCGCCCATGATGAAGGCGGGCAAAATCACCCCAATCTCCTGAAAGATCTGAGAGACGCTGCGTTGCCCCCGAACCCACTGAAAACAGTTCTCTATCGCCCCTCGGTGCCACATTTCCTGAAG GTCCTTGCCACCAAATGTGAAGAGCTCCCATTGAACACTATGATGTTGATATACCTTTCCGCTGCAG ATGAGGTGCAATCCTCTGGACTTGGTCCCGATACAAGCGAGAGGGTTGTGAACAGCTTTAGTCAGTTTGACATATCTAATACCAGGGCCGGCACTTCAAAGGAAGATAGCGAACCATGTCTTTGGTTAGGTTGCCGTGAAGGCGAAG GCTCAAACTGCATATACCCTTGTGATCTGATCCCGTTTACAAGGAGACCTCTCTTTTTGGTGATTGACAGTAACATCAGCTATGCATTTAAG TCAATTCATGGGGCTGAAAAAGGGGAGACAGCTGCCATGTTACTTTCTCCAAGCTCCCGATCTTGCGCTGTAGGATTCAGTGGGGACTCTACACGGCAGAGTGGTAGTCAATTTACTATGTTCCTCACAGCTCCATTGCAAGCTTTCTGCTTTCTGATCGGCAATAATGGGCTGGACATTATTGACAAG GATTATAACAAAGCCGAGGAGCTACTATCCTTGTCATTGAATGAATGGGCCATGACTTTGGTTGCTTCGTCTTCACTTGACCCTGTCTGGGTTGAAGTTTTAGGCGATCCACTCCTGCGGCGGCTGCTTCTCAG GTTTATTTTCTGCCGAGCCACGCTTTCGCTGTTCAAAGCGAGCAACGATAAGGCGGAATGCCTGCCAAGCTGCGTGCCTCCATTGCCGGAGTCGGTTGGGGGAGAAAGCATGCTGTCGCAATGCTGTCTGATGCGAGTGGCATCTTTCTTGGGCGCCGCTGACCAATTCTCGTTCGCCGAGGTTACTACATGGCCTGACATTGATGAGCCCACCAGCAGTGGAGGTGCCGACAAAGAGTTATGA